A region of the Sodalis ligni genome:
AAAGAGGCTTCGTTTATCAAGAGGTAAGGATAACCGTCGGCAAACGACAGCGGAACGCGGGGATGGGCTTTCACCCGGCGATGGCTTTGGGCGCCGGTCCAGCGTAGCTGTACCGGGTGGCCTATATAGCCGCTTAGCCAGTTATTGATGGCCTCGGGGGCGATATAGGCGGTAAAATGATTGCCCCAGACCTCCGTTGGATGCGCGTCGGCGGTAAAATCCTGATAGCAGGCCATGGCGCTTTGCCCGTCCGGTGCGCTAATATGCAACCCGTTTTGTACTATCACCGGTGTGAACAGGACCATTTGCGGATATTGCCGGGCGGTAATAAAGGTGCCGTCGGTTTCGGTCAGCATGAACGTCCGGTCCCCCGCCAGTCCTTCAGCGCGGGCCAATGCGTAAGAGAGTTGTAAACCACGCATAGATTTAACCGGATGAATATATAATCGCGATAAACTTACCATTTTTGCCTCCCTGCCGGACGACTCAGTTGGGCCAACTTTATGACAACGGGTCGGGATTAGCTATAATGCGCAACGAATTTCTTTTCAGATGATAAGCGACATGATGAATGCACTCTTTGCCAGTACGGCACAAGGTTTGGAAGAACTGTTAAAAAGCGAGCTGGAAGCACTGGGTGCCCTGGAATGCAAAATCGCCCTCGGGGGCGTGCATTTTCGCGCAGACCACCGGCTGCTTTATCGGAGCCTTCTTTGGAGCCGTCTGGCTTCGCGCATTCTATTGCCGCTTAATGAATTTGAAGTGAAAAGCGACAGCGACCTCTATAGGGGGGTACAAGAAATTGACTGGCCGGCGATTTTTCCGGTGGAGAAAAGCTTTGCGGTGCATTTCAGCGGCACCAACGACGCTATCCGCAACAGCCAGTACGGCACGTTGAAAGTCAAAGACGCCATCGTCGATCAATTCACCGACGCGGTGCAGCGCCGGCCGGATGTGGCCAAACAGCAGCCTGATATCCGGGTACAGGTTTACCTGCATCGGGATCGCGCCGTCGTATCGCTGGAGCTCAGCGGGGGGGGACTGCATCAGCGCGGTTATCGCGACAGCGCCGGGCAGGCGCCGCTGAAAGAGAATTTGGCCACCGCCATCGTCCTGCGTTCGGGCTGGCAAATCGGTACGCCGCTGGTGGATCCCATGTGTGGTTCCGGTACGTTGCTGATTGAGGCGGCCCTGATGGCGGCCGATCACGCGCCGGGGCTGCTGCGCCGGCAGTGGGGGTTCGACGCCTGGCTCGGCCACGATGAAATCCTCTGGCGGACGGTACTGGAGGAGGCTCGGGAACGCGCGCGTCTCGGCCTGGCACAGGCGGTCCCGTTATTTTTCGGATCGGACAATGATGGCCGGGTGCTTGAGAAGGCCCGCGCCAATGCCCGCCATGCCGGTATCGCCGGGCTGATTTCGTTTTCGGTCAACGACGTCGCCAATTTGGTGAACCCGCTGCCGGAAGGTCCGGTGGGTACCCTGGTGAGCAATCCGCCCTATGGCGAGCGGCTGGAGAGTGAGCCGGCGCTTATTGCCCTGTACAACCAGCTTGGCCGGGCGGCGAAAAGCCACTTCGGCGGCTGGCGCCTCTCGCTGTTCAGCGCCTCGCCGGCCTTGCTCAGCGCGCTGCAGTTACGCGCCGAGCGGACGTTTAAAGCCAGGAACGGGCCGCTGGAGTGCGAGCAGAAAAACTACCTGCTGGCTGAAGTCCCAAGCGTCATGGCTTCCCGCGGTATCGCGGAGGATTTTGCCAACCGGCTGCGTAAAAATATCCGCAGCCTGGAAAAATGGGCCGCCCGCGAGCATCTGGATTGCTATCGGCTGTACGACGCCGATCTGCCGGAATACAACGTGGCTATCGACCGCTACAGTTCCTGGGTGGTGATTCAGGAGTACGTGGCGCCGAAAACCATCGACCCGGAGCGCGCGCGGGCGCGGTTGTACGACGCCATCTCCGCTACCCTTGCGGTAACCGGGATTCCCGCGAGCCAGCTCGTGGTGAAAGCCCGCGAACGGCAAAAAGGCAAAAACCAGTATGAGAAGCTGGCGCAAAAAGGCGAGTTCCTGCTGGTGGATGAATATGACGCCAGGCTGTGGGTGAACCTTACCGACTATCTGGATACCGGCGTCTTTCTTGACCACCGCATCGCCCGTAAAATGCTCGGCGAAATGTGCCGCGGCAAGGATTTCCTCAACCTGTTCGCCTACACCGGCACCGCCAGCGTCCATGCCGGTATCGGCGGCGCCCGCAGCACCACCTCGGTGGATATGTCCCGCACCTATCTGGAGTGGGCGGAGAAAAATCTGCGCGGCAACGGCCTCACGGGCAAGCAGCATCGTCTGATCCAGGCGGATTGTCTTTCCTGGCTGCAGCTTTCCCAGGAAAGCTTCGATGTGATCTTTATCGATCCGCCGACATTTTCCAACTCAAAACGCATGTCGGAGAGCTTCGACGTGCAACGTGACCACCTGCTGCTGATGCAGGATCTGAAAAGATTGCTCAGGCCGGGCGGTACGATAATGTTTTCCAACAACAAACGCGGTTTCCAATTGGATACCGAGGGCTTACAGGCTTTGGGTCTGGCCGCGGAGTCCATTACCGAGCGTACGCGTTCGCCGGACTTTGCCCGGAATCGCCATATACATAATTGCTGGCTGATAAGCCATGCCGATCGGGATCAATAAACGCCATGTCATTAATCAGTCTTTCCGGCGCCTGGTTGTCCTTTAGCGACGCACCGCTGCTGGATAATACCGAGCTTCATATCGAACGCAACGAACGTGTCTGCCTGGTGGGGCGCAACGGCGCCGGCAAATCCACCCTGCTGAAAATCCTCAGCCGCGAAGTGCCGCTGGACGACGGACAGCTTATTTTCGAACAGGATACGGTGGTTGCCCGCTTGCAACAGGATCCGCCGCGCAATGTCACCGGCACCGTGTATGATTTCGTGGCCGAAGGGGTGCAGGCACAGGCGGAAATTCTCAAAGCCTATCACACCATTTCCCATCTGGTGGAGCAGGATCCCAGCGACAAAAATCTAATGGAGATGGGCCGGCTGCAAGAGATGCTGGATCATCAGAATCTGTGGCATCTGGACAAACGCATCACAGAGGTGCTCGAACAGCTGGGCCTGGTCGCCGATACCGAATTATCGGCGCTCTCCGGGGGCTGGCTGCGCAAAGCGGCGCTGGGCAGGGCCCTGGTGTGCGATCCGCAAATCCTGCTGCTGGATGAGCCCACCAACCATCTGGATATCGAAACCATCGATTGGCTGGAAACCTTTCTGAAAAGTTTCAACGGCAGCATTATCTTCATCTCCCATGACCG
Encoded here:
- the rlmKL gene encoding bifunctional 23S rRNA (guanine(2069)-N(7))-methyltransferase RlmK/23S rRNA (guanine(2445)-N(2))-methyltransferase RlmL, which gives rise to MNALFASTAQGLEELLKSELEALGALECKIALGGVHFRADHRLLYRSLLWSRLASRILLPLNEFEVKSDSDLYRGVQEIDWPAIFPVEKSFAVHFSGTNDAIRNSQYGTLKVKDAIVDQFTDAVQRRPDVAKQQPDIRVQVYLHRDRAVVSLELSGGGLHQRGYRDSAGQAPLKENLATAIVLRSGWQIGTPLVDPMCGSGTLLIEAALMAADHAPGLLRRQWGFDAWLGHDEILWRTVLEEARERARLGLAQAVPLFFGSDNDGRVLEKARANARHAGIAGLISFSVNDVANLVNPLPEGPVGTLVSNPPYGERLESEPALIALYNQLGRAAKSHFGGWRLSLFSASPALLSALQLRAERTFKARNGPLECEQKNYLLAEVPSVMASRGIAEDFANRLRKNIRSLEKWAAREHLDCYRLYDADLPEYNVAIDRYSSWVVIQEYVAPKTIDPERARARLYDAISATLAVTGIPASQLVVKARERQKGKNQYEKLAQKGEFLLVDEYDARLWVNLTDYLDTGVFLDHRIARKMLGEMCRGKDFLNLFAYTGTASVHAGIGGARSTTSVDMSRTYLEWAEKNLRGNGLTGKQHRLIQADCLSWLQLSQESFDVIFIDPPTFSNSKRMSESFDVQRDHLLLMQDLKRLLRPGGTIMFSNNKRGFQLDTEGLQALGLAAESITERTRSPDFARNRHIHNCWLISHADRDQ